The Sulfurihydrogenibium sp. genome segment TAATAATAAACACAGATGGAGAAATTATTGAAGATACTCAAATAAGAGTTGTATTTTTTGTAGAAGCAATAGCTTCTGATGGAGAATCTTTATACAGAGGATATGAATCTATAGGCGGTAGTATTGGATACGAGCTATTTAATGAAGATTTTGTAAATGTTATAGATTATGTAGCTACAAAGGCTGCAGAAAGAGCAGTTCTTGGATTAAAGGCAAAGCCCGCACCGGCAGGGAGCTTTACAGTTGTGATTTCATCGGAAGCAGGCGGAACTATGATTCACGAAGCAGTGGGACACGGACTTGAAGCAGATTTAGTAAATCAAGGCTTGTCAGTTTACAGAGGTAAAATAGGCGAAAAAGTAGCTTCAGAATTGGTTAGCGTGATAGATGATGGAACATTATCAGGAAAAAATGGAAGTTTTCATTTTGATGACGAGGGAGTGCCAGCACAAAGAAAAGTCTTAATTGAAAACGGTATTTTAAAAGGTTATATGTACGATAGACTTACAGCAATGAAAGAAGGAAAACAGTCAACAGGAAACGGTAGAAGAGATGGATATAAAAATATCCCAATTGTAAGAATGACAAATACTTATATAGATGCAGGAAAAGATAATCCATCTGATATTATCAAAGATACAAAAGACGGAATTTATGTTGTAAAAATGGGTGGTGGTCAGGTAAACACGGTTAATGGAGATTTTGTCTTTGAAATCATGGAAGGATACAGAATTGAAAACGGTGAGATAACATATCCAATCAAAGGAGCAACATTGATAGGCAATGGACCACAGGCATTGATGGATATAGACGCGGTAGGTTATGACTTAGGGTGGGCTATTGGTACATGCGGCAAAGATGGACAAAGAGCACCGGTTAGCGATGCACAGCCAACGGTAAGAATCAAAAAACTTACTCTGGGCGGAGTTTTATAAGTCATACCGGTTTGGGAAAGTTCCGATTTGTTTGAATTCATAATATCACAAAAGTATTGTAAAGGTGATTTTTTGTTTAAACTATGATGAGGTCTTTCTGTGTTATACCATAGCATATATTGCAGCATCTTTTTATTAAACTCATGAATATCTTCCAATTCGTAATCTTCGTAGTACATGAGAGACTGTTCCAAAAATTTAAACTGTCACCCTGAGGCCGAAGGATCTCCTTTTTTAAGAAAGTGAAAGAGTAAAAAGAGGAGATTCTTCGCCGCTGTAGAATGACGACGTTGATTTTTGAAGCAACCTCATAGAATTTTTCTTATTTCACTTCCTCACTTTTATCATAGAAAATGATTTAAAACTTTGTTAGATTTAAAACAAAAAATAGTTAAAGAGGTCTTTATATGATTATTAAGATAAACAGAAATGGCATTTATCAGACTTATGAGATAAATAACATTAAAGATAGAACTACTATTTTGGAAGTTTTGGAGCAAATTAAAAATTATCAGGACCCGAGTTTATCATACAGAGCCCAGTGTAGAACTTCCATTTGCGGAACCTGCGGGTTAAAAGTTAATAATCAAACAGTTTTGGCATGCAAAACAAAAGTAAAGGATTTAGCCGTAAATGATGAAATAGT includes the following:
- a CDS encoding TldD/PmbA family protein, yielding MYKELVRSKAPYILTALMADGGEFGEIYFENLKSLTLNLEDNKIERISKGIDAGVGIRLIKNFKTYYGYTSEITFQNMMEIAKSLAKAEGEGRIAVGKAHYKAYTNVLIDPDEFELKKKKDILERANEIARAYDERIKQVSVTLRDVKKEILIINTDGEIIEDTQIRVVFFVEAIASDGESLYRGYESIGGSIGYELFNEDFVNVIDYVATKAAERAVLGLKAKPAPAGSFTVVISSEAGGTMIHEAVGHGLEADLVNQGLSVYRGKIGEKVASELVSVIDDGTLSGKNGSFHFDDEGVPAQRKVLIENGILKGYMYDRLTAMKEGKQSTGNGRRDGYKNIPIVRMTNTYIDAGKDNPSDIIKDTKDGIYVVKMGGGQVNTVNGDFVFEIMEGYRIENGEITYPIKGATLIGNGPQALMDIDAVGYDLGWAIGTCGKDGQRAPVSDAQPTVRIKKLTLGGVL
- a CDS encoding IS3 family transposase, with amino-acid sequence MEQSLMYYEDYELEDIHEFNKKMLQYMLWYNTERPHHSLNKKSPLQYFCDIMNSNKSELSQTGMTYKTPPRVSFLILTVGCASLTGALCPSLPHVPIAHPKS